CGGGCGCAAGCTGGATTTCCAGCTCGATGATTTCATCCCATTGCTCGTCTGTCCGATCTCGTTCGGGAATGGACAGAAGCTCACGCAGACGACGACGGTTGTCATTGACGGGCGGAGCGGGCGGCGCAACTACGGGCGGATTTTCTGGGTTTGAATTAGTCATTGCAACAGTAAAAAGCGGAGCCCGTGATAGCGAGCCCCGCATTCGTTAATGCCAGATTACTTCTTCTTGGCAACGGGTTTCTTGGCAGCAGTTTTCTTGGCAGCAACCGCAGCCTTGAAGGCAGTACCGGCTGAGAACTTCGGCACCGTGGTCGCCGGAATTTTCAGCGTCGCACCGGTCTTCGGATTCTTGCCGGTACGTGCGGCGCGCGCGGCAGACTTGAACGTACCGAAACCGACCAGGGTAACAGACTCCCCCTTCGACACGGTCTGAACAACCGCACCAATGATAGCAGACAGCGCCTTGTCAGCGGCAGCCTTGGTAATACCAGCTTCTTTTGCAGCAACTTCGACCAGCTCGGATTTATTCATCTAAGTGACTCCTGTTACTTGTTAGTAGTTAAGAAAACTGGCCGTCGGAACGGCAGCGCAATAAAAGTAGCATACCTGACGCGATAAGTGTTGGTACGGAAAGGCTTATTTCAGGCAGACAGCATGATTTTTTGCGATTTTCACACGTTGACCGCAACCGGGCGCCGCCAAAGCCCGATCAACTGCAGCTTGCCGGCTTTTCCACCCCGCCGGCAAGGCAATGTCATGCACCAAAAAGGTTCAGAAAACAGCCAGCGGAGCGCCGCACCTGATCGCCGCTGACAAGGGCATCGAAGGCGCTTGCCAGACATTCGGCAGTAGCTGTTGCGCGACCGGCTTATTTTTCAAGCGATCTGTTCGGCGACAAACAGACCAATAGCAAACCTCAATACACGATATACACGTAATCAATTAGCCCAATCAATCTGCCATCCTTAATATTGCGTTGTCTTCACTTTCCAACCCACAGGAGAAACACCATGTCGAACATCAACACCGAAATCAAACCGTTCAAGGCCACCGCTTTCCACGCTGGCAAATTCGTCCCGGTCAGCGACGCCGACCTCAAGGGCAAATGGTCCATCGTCTTCTTCTACCCGGCCGACTTCACCTTCGTTTGCCCGACCGAACTGGGCGACATGGCTGACGTCTATCCGGAATTCCAGAAGCTGGGCGTCGAAGTGTACTCCGTCTCGACCGACACGCACTTCACCCACAAGGCCTGGCACGACACCTCGGACACCATCAAGAAGATCGCCTACCCGATGATCGGCGACCCGACCGGCGTCATCACCCGCAATTTCGGCGTGATGATCGAGGAAGAAGGCCTGGCACTGCGCGGCACCTTCGTGATCAATCCGGAAGGCGTCATCAAGGTTGCCGAGATTCACGACCTGGGCATCGGCCGTGATGCATCCGAGCTGCTGCGCAAGGTCAAGGCCGCCCAGTACGTTGCCTCGCACCCGGGTGAAGTGTGCCCGGCCAAGTGGCAGGAAGGCGACGCCACCCTGGCCCCGTCGCTCGACCTGGTCGGCAAGATCTAAGTAGCAAGCGCTTTTCGCAAACGAGGATCGCGCGCCGTTGCTGGCGCCGGTCCTCCCCGGATTTCAGCGTTTTTGGACGGTCGACCGTCCAAAAACAGTGAAATTCAGCACAGGGAGAACAACATGCTCGACAGCAACATCAAGACCCAGCTCAAGGCTTATCTCGAAAAACTGCAGCGCCCGATCGAACTCGTCGCCTCGCTCGACGCCAGTCCGGCCGCCCGGGAAATGCTCGGTCTGCTCACCGACATCGCCGAACTCTCCGCCAAGGTCAGCCTGCGCGAAGATGGCAATGCCGCATTGCGCCCGTCCTTCGCCATCGGCCAGCCCGGCGAAACGCCGCGCATCACTTTCGCCGGCATCCCGATGGGCCACGAATTCACCTCGCTGGTCCTTGCCCTGCTCCAGACCGGCGGCCATCCGCCCAAGGTCGACGCGGCCGTGATCGAGCAGATCAAGGCCCTGCCCGGCAATTTCCGCTTCGAGACCTTCATTTCGCTGTCCTGCCACAACTGCCCGGATGTCGTGCAGGCGCTCAACCTGATGGCCGTGCTCAACCCCGGCGTGACGAGCACGATGATCGACGGCGCGCTGTTCCAGGATGAAGTCGAACGGCGCAAGATCATGGCGGTGCCGACCGTCTTCCTCAACGGCGAGGAATTCGGCGCCGGGCGCATGAGCGTCGAGGAAATCATCGCCAAACTCGACACCGGTGCCGCGGCGCGTGACGCCGAAAAGATCGCCGCCAAGGAAGCTTTCGACGTCCTCGTCATCGGCGGCGGTCCGGCCGGCGCCTCGGCCGCCATCTACGCGGCGCGCAAGGGCATCCGCACGGGCCTCTTGGCCGAGCGCTTCGGCGGCCAGGTGATGGACACGGTCGGCATCGAGAACTTCATTTCGGTCAAGGCCACCGAAGGCCCGAAACTGGTTGCCGGCCTGGAAGAGCACGTCAAGGAATACCCGGTC
The DNA window shown above is from Quatrionicoccus australiensis and carries:
- a CDS encoding HU family DNA-binding protein produces the protein MNKSELVEVAAKEAGITKAAADKALSAIIGAVVQTVSKGESVTLVGFGTFKSAARAARTGKNPKTGATLKIPATTVPKFSAGTAFKAAVAAKKTAAKKPVAKKK
- the ahpC gene encoding alkyl hydroperoxide reductase subunit C → MSNINTEIKPFKATAFHAGKFVPVSDADLKGKWSIVFFYPADFTFVCPTELGDMADVYPEFQKLGVEVYSVSTDTHFTHKAWHDTSDTIKKIAYPMIGDPTGVITRNFGVMIEEEGLALRGTFVINPEGVIKVAEIHDLGIGRDASELLRKVKAAQYVASHPGEVCPAKWQEGDATLAPSLDLVGKI
- the ahpF gene encoding alkyl hydroperoxide reductase subunit F — its product is MLDSNIKTQLKAYLEKLQRPIELVASLDASPAAREMLGLLTDIAELSAKVSLREDGNAALRPSFAIGQPGETPRITFAGIPMGHEFTSLVLALLQTGGHPPKVDAAVIEQIKALPGNFRFETFISLSCHNCPDVVQALNLMAVLNPGVTSTMIDGALFQDEVERRKIMAVPTVFLNGEEFGAGRMSVEEIIAKLDTGAAARDAEKIAAKEAFDVLVIGGGPAGASAAIYAARKGIRTGLLAERFGGQVMDTVGIENFISVKATEGPKLVAGLEEHVKEYPVDVMNLQRASQLIPGELIEIKLENGASLKSKSVILATGARWREMNVPGEQEYRGKGVAYCPHCDGPLFKGKRVAVIGGGNSGVEAAIDLAGIVGHVTLLEFDGQLRADAVLQKKLHSLPNVTVITKALSTEVTGNGEKVNGLVYKDRDTDEVKRIELEGIFVQIGLLPNTDWLKGTVNLSNRGEIEIDAKGQTSVPGVFAAGDCTTVPYKQIIIAMGAGATASLSAFDHLIRSSAPA